A genomic segment from Glycine max cultivar Williams 82 chromosome 1, Glycine_max_v4.0, whole genome shotgun sequence encodes:
- the LOC102663185 gene encoding methylesterase 3: MRSLCSRILESDLHSKIMFDENTSNHRNGSRIFGPQFLASNLYQLCPPEDLTLAMSLLRPTRIYGDEELMRENTRLTKDKYGTVAKVYIVCEQDNELKQDFQLSMIERNPHNEVKEIVGADHVPMFSKPQELFSYLHEIANTYY, encoded by the exons ATGCGTTCGTTG TGTAGTCGTATACTGGAATCTGATTTGCACTCAAAGATTATGTTTGACGAGAACACCAGCAATCATCGAAATGGATCAAGGATATTTGGGCCTCAATTCTTAGCATCCAACTTATACCAACTATGTCCACCCGAG GACTTGACCCTAGCAATGTCACTGTTGAGACCTACTCGCATTTATGGTGATGAAGAACTGATGCGTGAGAATACAAGACTCACAAAAGACAAATATGGAACTGTGGCCAAAGTCTATATAGTGTGTGAGCAAGACAACGAGTTAAAGCAAGATTTTCAACTGTCAATGATTGAACGAAACCCTCATAATGAAGTCAAAGAGATTGTTGGTGCTGATCACGTGCCCATGTTCTCTAAACCGCAAGAGCTTTTCTCTTACCTTCATGAGATCGCCAACACCTATTACTAG
- the LOC100791008 gene encoding GDSL esterase/lipase At2g23540, producing MAAKYHNTFALLLLLVNLRFHGNVAAQNAKLAASFIFGDSLVDAGNNNYLSTLSKADVPPNGIDFKASGGNPTGRFTNGRTISDIVGEELGQANYAVPYLAPNTSGKTILNGVNYASGGGGILNATGSLFVNRLGMDIQINYFNITRKQIDKLLGKSEAREYIMKKSLFSIIVGSNDFLNNYLLPFVSSGVRASQNPDAFVDDMINYFRIQLYRLYQLDARKFVISNVGPVGCIPYQRIINELNDEDCVDLANELATQYNSRLKDLVAELNDNLPGATFVLANVYDLVSELIVNYHKYGFTTASRGCCGIGSGGQVAGIIPCVPTSSLCSDRNKHVFWDQYHPSEAANIILAKQLINGDKRYISPMNLRQLIDL from the exons ATGGCAGCGAAATATCATAACACATTTGCCCTTTTGCTTTTGCTTGTGAATCTGAGATTTCATGGAAATGTTGCGGCTCAGAATGCTAAGTTAGCAGCTTCTTTCATCTTTGGGGACTCGTTGGTTGATGCAGGAAACAACAACTATCTCTCAACTCTTTCCAAGGCAGACGTTCCCCCTAATGGAATTGATTTCAAGGCCTCTGGAGGAAATCCCACAGGACGTTTCACCAATGGAAGAACCATTAGTGATATTGTTG GAGAGGAATTAGGACAAGCAAATTATGCTGTCCCATATTTGGCACCAAACACATCTGGGAAAACCATACTCAATGGAGTGAATTATGCTTCAGGAGGAGGAGGGATTCTCAATGCAACAGGAAGCTTATTT gTGAATAGGCTCGGAATGgatattcaaattaattactTCAACATAACAAGAAAACAGATTGACAAGTTGCTAGGCAAATCGGAGGCGAGAGAGTACATAATGAAGAAATCCTTGTTCTCCATCATTGTTGGGTCCaatgattttttaaacaattatcttcttccttttgtttCCTCTGGAGTTAGAGCTTCGCAGAATCCAGATGCTTTCGTCGATGACATGATCAATTATTTCAGGATCCAACTTTAC AGACTTTACCAACTGGATGCTCGGAAGTTTGTGATCAGCAACGTTGGCCCAGTAGGGTGCATACCTTACCAGAGGATTATAAATGAGCTGAACGATGAAGATTGTGTGGATTTGGCTAACGAGCTTGCAACCCAATACAATTCCCGATTGAAAGATTTGGTTGCTGAGCTAAATGACAACCTCCCTGGAGCCACCTTTGTCCTCGCAAATGTGTATGATTTAGTGTCGGAACTGATCgtaaattatcataaatatg GATTCACAACAGCAAGCAGAGGTTGCTGTGGAATTGGAAGTGGGGGTCAGGTTGCAGGGATAATCCCTTGTGTGCCAACATCTAGCTTGTGCTCAGATAGGAACAAGCATGTGTTCTGGGATCAATACCATCCAAGTGAGGCAGCCAACATAATACTTGCCAAGCAGCTTATTAATGGAGACAAGAGATACATATCTCCAATGAATCTTAGACAACTTATAGATCTTTGA
- the LOC100776992 gene encoding nuclear pore complex protein NUP58 encodes MSFSLFATPQQQQQQSPFQPQQTSLFLPQQQQQQQQQQQFQQQQQQQQPQQQLFLFTNDRTPASYSTNWADLHPDSQKILLQIEERILEYRDESQRLDQCSRLYDSSVSNDGFELDAGHIVQELGGINTAMERQKTLLQELMSTVKDMLRNTEVAVRSFMMLRPRFLHPSGGTSSATAPSQTPGATIAPSSSSQPTTASIVPVFDFYSGLPKKPSPFLQQTVLRFEKYLGECHQWIEELEQLLLLDSERNASANGSSLLQSLPKVMTNVHDFFVHVAAKVESIHQYIESMKSAYLADQRRRGEVNDPFLEADRRETARQEAASKRVHPTLHLPANSQPSTQVAGLFSSSGTQAALTAPQTSAATSSLSSGSGFSLFSTPSSAPSSSMLSSLFTTPTPAPGPQTSLFGSTSVPGSASTPSLFGNTTPLFSTTPATNSLFSSPFVSGAATGSGASFGPGTKNQRVKSRTARR; translated from the exons ATGTCATTTTCGTTGTTCGCCACGCCGcagcaacagcagcagcagtctccttTTCAGCCACAGCAAACTAGTTTGTTCCTTccgcagcagcagcagcagcaacaacaacagcaacaatttcaacaacagcaacaacagcagcagcCGCAACAACAGTTGTTTTTGTTTACTAACGATAGAACTCCCGCTAGTTATAGTACCAATTGGGCGGATCTACATCCTGATTCCCAGAAGATTCTCCTTCAGATCGA GGAGCGGATATTAGAGTATAGGGATGAAAGCCAGAGACTAGATCAGTGTAGTCGTCTTTATGATTCTTCCGTTTCCAACGATGGATTTGAGCTTGATGCAGGTCATATTGTTCAG GAACTTGGTGGAATTAACACAGCTATGGAACGACAGAAAACATTGCTACAGGAACTGATGTCCACTGTTAAGGATATGTTACGCAACACAGAGGTTGCTGTTCGTTCCTTTATGATGCTACGCCCTAGGTTCCTTCATCCCAGTGGGGGTACATCAAGTGCCACTGCCCCATCACAGACTCCTGGTGCAACTATAGCACCTAGTTCGAGTAGCCAACCTACAACTGCATCTATAGTGCCTGTTTTTGATTTCTACAGTGGTCTTCCAAAGAAACCATCTCCGTTTTTACAGCAAACAGTTTTAAGATTTGAGAAGTATCTTGGTGAGTGCCATCAGTGGATTGAAGAGTTGGAGCAGCTGCTTCTCTTGGACTCTGAGAGAAATGCATCCGCTAATGGTTCCTCATTGTTGCAATCTCTTCCCAAGGTCATGACAAATGTGCACGACTTTTTTGTTCACGTGGCTGCGAAG GTGGAGAGCATTCATCAGTACATTGAATCTATGAAATCAGCATACCTAGCTGATCAGCGTCGACGGGGGGAGGTGAATGATCCATTTTTGGAGGCAGATCGACGAGAAACTGCAAGACAAGAAGCCGCCTCAAAAAGAGTTCATCCAACATTGCATTTACCTGCAAATTCACAACCCTCAACTCAAGTTGCTGGGTTGTTTTCCAGTTCAGGGACTCAAGCAGCATTGACTGCCCCACAGACATCTGCAGCAACTTCATCTTTGTCATCAGGAAGTGGATTCTCTCTTTTTAGCACACCATCTTCTGCTCCATCGTCTTCTATGTTGTCATCTTTGTTTACAACACCAACTCCTGCTCCAGGACCTCAAACCTCACTTTTTGGTTCTACATCTGTACCTGGTTCTGCATCAACTCCCTCTCTGTTTGGTAATACTACTCCATTGTTTAGTACAACTCCAGCTACAAATTCACTCTTTTCAAGTCCATTTGTTTCAG GCGCTGCAACAGGATCTGGGGCTAGCTTTGGACCTGGAACG AAAAATCAACGGGTGAAATCTAGAACCGCTCGACGCTAA
- the LOC100776465 gene encoding NASP-related protein sim3 produces the protein MAEEAPASETSVTMPQPSEVITVDGTLNSSENDKSGISVDAAAHSGEETVSNAEASGSDPQKSLELANELMEKGNKAIKENDFGEAADNFSRALEIRVAHYGELAPECVHTYYKYGCALLYKAQEEADPLADVPKKEDGSQHGSNKDGSVKSSLNAESSTASFSSNAEQDVTSNDQGGAVDDGSTKNDQEEDDEDSDAEDLAEADEDETDLDLAWKMLDIARAIVEKQSVNTIEQVDILSTLADVALEREDFETSLSDYQKALTILEQLVEPDDRKIADLNFRICLCLEVSSKPQEAIAYCQKATSVCKARLHRLTNEVKSCSDLTSASELAQDVPACPKSESNNSILDKQSEIETLKGLSSELEKKLEDLQQLVSNPKSILAEILGIAAAKAGNVKESSSAMVSSSQLATANGSGGFDSPTISTAHTNGSGGVTHLGVVGRGVKRASNATPAEGSTPKKPGLESTEDKDDGNSH, from the exons ATGGCGGAAGAAGCTCCAGCATCTGAAACCTCCGTCACAATGCCTCAACCGTCGGAGGTTATCACCGTCGACGGCACCCTAAACTCTTCCGAGAACGACAAGAGCGGAATCTCCGTCGATGCGGCCGCGCACAGCGGTGAAGAGACGGTGTCTAACGCTGAAGCTTCCGGTAGCGATCCTCAGAAGTCTCTGGAGTTGGCGAATGAGCTGATGGAAAAAGGAAACAAGGCAATTAAGGAAAACGATTTTGGAGAAGCAGCTGATAACTTTAGCCGTGCTCTCGAAATCAG AGTGGCGCATTATGGTGAACTTGCTCCTGAGTGTGTGCACACATACTACAAATATGGGTGTGCTCTTTTGTACAAGGCTCAGGAGGAAGCTGATCCATTGGCTGATGTGCCCAAGAAGGAGGATGGATCTCAACATGGCTCCAACAAAGATGGTTCTGTGAAGAGTTCTTTGAATGCTGAATCTTCCACTGCTTCTTTTTCAAGCAATGCCGAGCAGGATGTGACTTCAAATGACCAGGGTGGAGCAGTGGATGATG GGTCCACTAAGAATGACcaggaagaagatgatgaggaTAGTGATGCTGAAGACTTGGCagaagctgatgaagatgagaCTGACCTGGACCTGGCATGGAAAATGCTTGATATTGCCAGAGCCATTGTTGAAAAGCAATCTGTCAATACAATAGAACAAGTGGACATATTATCAACATTGGCAGATGTTGCATTGGAAAGAG AGGATTTTGAAACTTCCCTCTCGGATTATCAGAAGGCACTAACCATCTTGGAACAACTAGTTGAACCAGATGATAGAAAAATTGCTGACTT AAATTTTCGCATATGCTTGTGTTTGGAGGTTAGTTCTAAGCCTCAAGAAGCAATTGCTTACTGCCAGAAGGCTACATCTGTTTGTAAGGCACGATTACATCGTCTTACAAATGAAGTAAAGAGTTGTTCAGATTTGACATCTGCTTCTGAGTTAGCTCAGGATGTTCCAGCATGTCCCAAATCTGAGTCTAATAACTCAATTTTGGATAAACAATCAGAGATTGAAACTCTCAAAGGTCTATCAAGTGAGCTGGAAAAGAAG CTTGAAGATTTGCAACAGTTAGTGTCGAACCCAAAGTCAATTCTTGCTGAGATCCTAGGAATAGCAGCTGCCAAGGCAGGCAATGTGAAGGAATCATCTTCAGCAATGGTGAGTTCCTCACAGTTGGCTACTGCCAACGGCAGTGGAGGTTTTGATTCTCCAACCATTTCAACTGCCCACACCAATGGATCTGGTGGAGTCACACACCTTGGTGTGGTGGGAAGAGGAGTTAAGCGAGCATCAAATGCCACTCCGGCAGAAGGAAGCACACCAAAGAAACCAGGATTGGAATCTACTGAAGACAAAGATGATGGCAACTCACACTGA
- the LOC100791534 gene encoding cell division cycle-associated 7-like protein, producing MPALRKRNRSSESDAMPNNDTPHEHKMSEYELSREQRIRENRERMGKLGIFDLSLTLKLNNNNKRSYSSHKLRTPPSLPNPSAPVRRSSRLQNVTPVSYSEVPLKKAEFKENGRVVIEEGAKPEVYTEEHEKLLGNTDKPWTLFVDGVGKDGKRIYDSVLGKTCHQCRQKTLGYRTCCSQCNMVQGQFCGDCLYMRYGEHVLEALQNPTWLCPVCRGICNCSLCRQAKGWAPTGPLYKKISALGYKSVAHYLIQTRRSEIDEKKNADASDPVSAKRSLPFSDVDKSLEVNENHLESLKPLAETEGDGAEVSAKRLLFSDEQSQVEKVECSDTPKPLQLEKNECSDTKKPLASSSKPSSDSIAGRLRSRLKKP from the exons ATGCCCGCACTCAGAAAGCGAAACCGATCGTCAGAGTCCGATGCAATGCCCAACAACGACACACCTCACGAACACAAGATGTCCGAGTACGAGCTGTCGAGAGAGCAGAGAATCCGCGAAAACCGCGAGAGAATGGGAAAGCTGGGAATTTTCGACCTTTCCCTCACTCTCaagctcaacaacaacaacaaaagatcCTATTCCTCCCACAAACTCAGAACCCCTCCTTCTCTTCCTAACCCCTCCGCCCCCGTTCGCCGCTCTTCCAG ATTGCAGAATGTGACTCCTGTTAGTTACTCCGAAGTTCCCCTAAAGAAAGCCGAGTTCAAAGAAAATGGAAGGGTGGTGATAGAAGAAGGTGCCAAGCCCGAGGTGTACACTGAAGAACACGAGAAGCTTTTGGGAAACACCGACAAGCCCTGGACGCTCTTCGTCGATGGCGTTGGCAAAGATGGCAAACGTATTTATGACTCCGTCCTTGGCAAAACTTGCCACCAGTGCAG GCAAAAAACTCTTGGTTATCGGACATGTTGTAGCCAGTGCAACATGGTCCAGGGACAGTTTTGTGGAGATTGCTTGTATATGAG ATATGGGGAGCATGTACTCGAAGCCTTACAGAATCCAACTTGGCTATGCCCTGTCTGTCGTGGAATTTGCAACTGTAGCTTATGTCGTCAAGCAAAAGGATGGGCCCCAACTGGCCCTCTATATAAAAAG ATATCAGCATTGGGTTACAAATCAGTTGCACACTACCTTATTCAAACCCGGCGCTCAGAAATAGATGAGAAGAAAAATGCAGATGCTTCCGACCCAGTTTCAGCAAAAAGGTCGCTACCCTTCTCTGATGTGGACAAGTCTCTTGAGGTCAACGAGAATCATCTGGAATCATTGAAGCCTCTAGCTGAAACTGAAGGTGATGGTGCTGAGGTTTCAGCAAAGAGATTGCTCTTCTCTGATGAGCAAAGTCAGGTTGAAAAAGTTGAGTGCTCAGATACCCCGAAACCTCTTCagcttgaaaaaaatgagtgttCAGATACCAAGAAGCCACTTGCTTCTTCCTCCAAACCTAGCTCAGACAGTATTGCAGGAAGACTTAGGTCCAGGCTAAAAAAACcatga